Proteins found in one Podarcis muralis chromosome 5, rPodMur119.hap1.1, whole genome shotgun sequence genomic segment:
- the LOC144324844 gene encoding uncharacterized protein LOC144324844 gives MLLPLLLFLGNGWMVVSASPNVSAIPVKLWACLPKGGVAEARLLCRMHGLYANGSNPGVFQSFYTFHAVSDSVSCHWRDIANCTLKTSGEVGHFCYSMQTASSSVRIPVSCRPLPTHLDSRSAGSSSIQDGSCDVALVSAALWKPGAPLHLRTVVGTQNTRFPGDQFQLSLISPSGKNITRLIVNWESQEWELNGMDLIKQGPPDWVVPIRGTHCDQQMSSIRFKFYGFVAITEEISEQGSYRVEFGSQNKTILTFNPLITDILPLRRLTNPIIGSHVLKLDQPEQIVMHPQTSLKEVQIHFEGLNVSQRAPQCAPFLGVSHRGWMEWVKMWDGVHHGERVKRELMDWLGPLGAGLSFIDAANIEVLANKLSYSTKQIGKLTAPLTKSLLQLTEQPQAISKVLPVWEAILEEDSMLIVSGIQSLQSNVSLALACEQAQAITQNVVMGMIREAKAGNIPMEVSNLIRPELTSGEIALEAWWRLLNASYDSAQNMLRLFLITVEATQIIPIYPVVPLGFQIDKDLVMYSRDSNRWARMRNGDWQTVNVQGCVKRENLGFVCDDSSLEEHHECFSPQLVNSSHCSFDVIQEESSTVVYTGKGCICVRTPCEFVIINGLVIQPMLPYFNRCFCNISVLVGCDFQFRVPVWTVQHMKAYPSLYREISPISLGLGLSTLKNLLSHPSLKQELLKIKDMGENATLEILHSNREIAQIVATVKSAGDHAWWEVLLGWSPSSNGVLNIALHPIVVILLFQVALVISLLLLVSWMRRQTQRLYDLENQIQAARGRL, from the coding sequence ATGTTGTTGCCTTTGCTGCTGTTCCTGGGGAACGGATGGATGGTTGTTTCTGCCAGCCCGAATGTGTCTGCCATCCCTGTGAAGTTGTGGGCCTGTCTGCCAAAAGGAGGAGTAGCTGAAGCAAGGTTGCTTTGTCGCATGCATGGATTGTACGCCAATGGATCCAACCCTGGAGTGTTCCAGAGCTTCTACACGTTCCATGCCGTCTCAGACTCAGTCAGCTGCCACTGGAGAGACATAGCCAATTGCACCCTCAAGACCAGTGGAGAAGTTGGACATTTTTGTTACAGCATGCAGACGGCCAGTTCAAGTGTTCGCATTCCTGTTTCTTGCCGACCTTTGCCTACACACCTGGATTCTCGTTcagctggaagcagcagcatCCAGGATGGTTCATGTGATGTTGCTCTCGTTTCTGCTGCTTTATGGAAACCTGGTGCACCGCTGCATCTGCGAACAGTTGTTGGAACCCAGAACACTAGGTTTCCTGGAGATCAGTTCCAGCTGTCCTTGATTTCGCCCTCCGGAAAGAACATCACCCGCCTGATTGTTAATTGGGAATCTCAGGAGTGGGAATTAAACGGAATGGACTTAATTAAACAGGGGCCACCAGACTGGGTGGTGCCGATCAGGGGGACACACTGTGACCAACAAATGTCCTCTATTAGGTTTAAATTCTATGGTTTTGTTGCCATCACAGAGGAAATAAGTGAGCAAGGTTCATACCGGGTAGAATTTGgctctcaaaacaaaacaattcttACATTTAATCCCCTGATCACAGACATCCTCCCACTTCGCCGTTTGACCAACCCCATCATTGGGTCTCATGTGTTGAAATTAGATCAGCCTGAACAAATTGTCATGCACCCCCAGACCTCACTAAAGGAGGTGCAGATTCATTTTGAGGGTTTGAATGTGTCACAGAGAGCACCTCAATGTGCTCCCTTTCTCGGAGTCAgccacagaggttggatggagtGGGTTAAAATGTGGGATGGAGTACAtcatggggaaagggttaaaagaGAACTGATGGATTGGCTTGGGCCCCTAGGAGCAGGTCTTTCTTTCATAGATGCAGCCAACATAGAAGTCTTGGCTAATAAACTTTCATATTCCACAAAACAAATAGGGAAACTGACTGCCCCATTAACCAAATCTCTCTTGCAGCTCACAGAACAACCACAAGCTATCAGTAAAGTGCTTCCAGTCTGGGAAGCAATATTAGAAGAGGACAGCATGTTGATTGTGTCTGGAATCCAGTCCCTCCAAAGCAATGTTTCATTGGCTTTAGCATGTGAACAGGCACAAGCAATCACACAGAATGTAGTCATGGGAATGATTCGAGAGGCCAAGGCGGGAAACATTCCCATGGAGGTGAGCAATTTAATTCGGCCAGAGCTCACTTCAGGAGAAATAGCCTTGGAGGCTTGGTGGAGGTTGCTAAATGCATCTTATGATTCTGCCCAGAATATGCTGCGGTTATTTTTAATAACCGTAGAAGCCACCCAGATCATCCCAATCTATCCAGTGGTCCCCTTGGGATTCCAGATTGACAAGGATTTGGTCATGTATTCCAGGGACTCCAATAGGTGGGCACGGATGAGGAATGGTGACTGGCAAACAGTTAATGTGCAAGGTTGTGTGAAAAGGGAAAACTTGGGCTTTGTATGTGATGACAGCAGTTTAGAAGAACATCACGAATGCTTCTCTCCTCAGCTTGTGAATAGTTCCCACTGCTCTTTTGATGTAATCCAAGAAGAAAGTTCTACTGTTGTGTATACTGGGAAGGGCTGTATTTGTGTAAGAACGCCATGTGAGTTTGTAATCATTAATGGTCTGGTTATCCAGCCTATGCTGCCTTATTTTAACCGTTGTTTTTGCAATATTAGTGTGCTTGTAGGCTGTGATTTCCAATTTCGGGTACCTGTTTGGACTGTGCAGCACATGAAGGCTTACCCCTCTTTGTATCGAGAAATCTCGCCTATTTCTCTAGGCCTTGGCCTTTCTACTCTGAAAAACCTGCTTTCTCACCCCTCCCTGAAGCAGGAATTGTTGAAAATCAAAGACATGGGTGAAAATGCTACACTTGAGATTCTGCATAGCAATAGGGAGATTGCTCAGATTGTAGCCACAGTTAAATCTGCTGGAGACCACGCTTGGTGGGAGGTGCTTCTTGGATGGTCTCCAAGTTCAAATGGAGTACTAAATATTGCTCTCCACCCTATTGTGGTGATTTTATTATTTCAAGTGGCTCTAGTGATCAGTTTGTTGCTGCTGGTCAGCTGGATGAGGCGGCAAACACAAAGACTTTATGATTTAGAGAACCAGATACAGGCTGCCAGAGGAAGGTTGTGA